The Chloroflexus aggregans DSM 9485 genome segment TGTGACCGGTACCAAAGGTAAGACGACCACTACTCTCCTGTTAGCCGAGATGATCCGACAACGCTACCCCGACACTGTTGTCGCCGGCAATTTACGGGTTTCGGCGCTTGAGTTGCTCGATCAGATCGGGCCTCAGACGCCGGTGGTGCTGGAACTGAGCAGCTTTCAGCTCGAACGGCTCGGTGAGGCACGATGTAGTCCATCGTATGCACTGCTGACGAATGTGGGTGTCGATCATCTCAATTGGCACGGTTCGTTAGCTGCCTACGTCAATGCCAAGCGGCAGATTATGGCTCATCAGGGGCCGGACGGGGTGGCAGTACTGCCGTTGGCACAGGCACAGGAGTGGGGACAGGGGCGACCGGGAGTGATCAGCTATAGTCTCACCGACCCGACTGCTGATGCGACGATGACCGACGATGGCGTGTTGCGCTATCGCGATGTCGAGTTGTTCCATCGCTCCGATCTACGGTTACCCGGCGATCATAATGCGGCGAACGCCTTAGCTGCCGCCGTGCTCGCCTACCGGTTTGGGATCGATCCGGCAGCAATTGTAGCCGCACTGCACCGGGTGACCGGCGTTGAACATCGGCTCGAGCTGGTAACGATTATCGATGGTGTGCGCTACATTAACGACACGACTGCTACCAACCCTGCGGCCACAGCCGCTGCATTAGCGACGGTAACAGGTCCGGTGGTACTCATCGCCGGCGGGGCTGACAAAGACCTCGACCTGCCGGCGTTGGCGGCCACGATTGCCGAACGTGTAGCAGCAGTTGTGCTGTTGGACGGCAGTGCCACACCGCGCTTACAAGCCTTGCTGCGGTCGTACAAGCCGACGTTACCGGTCCACGGGCCGTTTGATAATCTAAGCACAGCCGTACAGACAGCACGTGGGTTGGCACAAGCCGGTGGTGCAGTGTTACTTTCGCCCGGATGCGCGAGTTTCGGAATGTTTCGGAACGAATTTCATCGTGGTGAAGCGTTTCGCCGTATCGTGCGCGACTTGGCCGCCGCTCACGCCGGGGAGTAGGTTATGACCCGTCCACCTGATGAGTCTGATGAGATTGAAGCCTTTTTACGCCGGGCTGAACGTGAATTTGGTCGTCGCCCCGACTTGGAGGAGAACACGCCACCACCACCGCCGCGTCCTGCGATCCCGCGACCGGTTGTAACCTACAGTCTGCTCTGGATCATCGGAATTGTCTATCTCTTGAGTTGTGTGCTCAGTGGTTCGTTCTTTCAGCCTACGTTGTCGGTGCTGGTCGTTTTGGGAGCAAAGGTCAACGAACGGATCGCTGCCGGTGAGGTATGGCGCTTGCTGACGGCAACCGTTCTGCACGCAAATCTCATTCATATCTTTTTTAACGGCTATGCACTTTCGGTATTGGGGCCGGAGACCGAGCGGTTTTACGGGCACGTTCGTTTTCTGGTGTTGTACCTACTCAGTGGTGTGGGTGGTAGTATCGCATCGTATGCGCTCTCGTCGGCACCGGCAGTTGGGGCAAGCGGGGCTATCTTCGGCTTGATCGGCGGCTTAGGCATGTTTTACTACCTCAACCGACAGGTATTGGGTCAGTTCGGTCAAGATCAGGTACGTGGGATTGTCGCAATTGCCGTTATCAACTTGCTGATCGGTTTTGCTGCCCAAGGCGTCATCGATAACTGGGGGCATCTGGGCGGATTGGTCAGTGGTGTAGTGGTGAGTCTTGCGCTCTCTCCTCGACTCACCATCGATTCGCGATTTTTTCCACCATTACTGATTCGTCGTTTTCCGCGGCAAGGCTGGCTCTGGGTGACAGCATTTACCTTAGGTATGATGGTGTTGGTGCGCTTGGTGCAGCCGGCGTAGGTGCGATGGTGGGGCAGAGGAAGATAGACTATGAAACATAACCACGATAGAGCTGTTGCACACTCCCTGTTTGACCGTACCACGCATCCACCGGATCGGGTGTTGTTAGCCGCAGTGTGTGGCCTGACGGTGTTTGGCCTGGTGATGGTCTACAGCGCTAGTTTCGTTGAGGGAACAGTGCTGTATGCCAACCCAGTTTACTACCTGTTGCGGCAAGCTACCGGGGCGATAATCGGGTTGGTGGCAATGCTGGTGGTTCAGCGGATCGATTATCGGGTCTGGCAACGCTACTCGATTCACCTCATGGCGGGAACGTTGCTCTTGCTACTGGCCGTTCTTATCTTGCCGGCAAGTATGACCGAAGTGAACGGCTCGCGGTCGTGGATCCGTTTCGGTGAAGGGTGGCTTGGCATTTTTAGTATCCAGCCCTCAGAATTTGCCAAGCTGGCGATGATCATTTACTTTGCCCACTGGCTTTCGCGGCGCAGCCATCGGCTCGGCAATGTGACGTATGGCTTGGCACCCTTCGCCGTTATCCTCGGCTTTATCTGCGGGTTGGTTATGTTGCAGCCCGATCTAGGAACGACAATCGTGATGGTTTTGATCGGTGGCGCCATTTTCTTTGCGGCAGGAGCGAATCTGTTGCATGTCGGTGGGGCGGCGTTGCTGGCGATTACCGCGTTTTGGGCGCTGATTGTCACCTTCCGTAGTAATCGATGGGAAGCCTTCCTTGATCCGTGGTCACGGGCAAGTACCGAAGGGTATCAGATCATTCATTCACTCTACGCTTTCGGCAGCGGTGGCGTCTTGGGGCAAGGCATTGGCATGAGCCGGCAAAAATACCTCTGGCTACCACAACCACACACTGATACAATTTATGCTATTGTCGGCGAAGAGTTGGGGTTGTGGGGAACAATCGCGGTTTTGCTGGTATTTGTCATCATTGCAGTCCGTGGGTATCGGATCGCTGCGCGCGCACCGACACCATTCGCAGCACTTGTCGCGGTAGGGATTACATCGTGGTTGGTGTTTCAGGCTTTTATTAATATTGCAGTGACGACCGGGTTAATTCCGTTTACGGGGTTGACATTACCGTTTCTGTCGTATGGAAGCTCGTCATTGATTAGTTGTCTGGTCGCAATCGGGATCCTGTTAAACATTTCGCGCCATGTCGATCGGTCATCATCAGTTACTCCAACGGCAAAGTACCGTCAGCGCACCGAGCATGCCACGGCTTATCCTCTCGGGTGGCGGGACTGGCGGGCACGTCTATCCGGCGCTAGCAGTCGCCGAAGCTCTCGCTGAACGGGCACACGTGGTCTATGTGGGAAGTGTCGGGGGGATGGAAGAGCGGATTGTCACCCAAGAGAGCACACTTCCCTTCCGGTCATTACCGGCGGCTGCGGTTCGTGGGCGAGGGCCGGTGCAGGTCGCCCGATCGCTGCCGATCCTCATGCGTGGGATCGGGGCAGCACTCGCGTTGCTACGACGTGAGCAACCGGCAGCCATTTTGGGTACCGGTGGCTATGTCTGTGTGCCACTGTTTGTGGCTGCTAAGCTGCGACGTGTGCCAACAATGATCTATTTACCCGATGTGGTGCCGGGGTTGGCCGTGAAGGTACTAAGCCGAATCGCCGACGTCACGGCGGTCAATGTGAGTGATGCGCTACCCCGCTTAGGGTTGTATGAAGGGCATCCCCGGGCGATGGTTACCGGGTATCCAGTGCGAGCTGAACTGTTTTCTACCGACCGTGAGGCGGCACGGGCCGCATTTGGGATCGCACCCGATCAGCTCGTGTTGTTAGTGTACGGTGGGAGTCGGGGAGCGCGGAGTGTCAATCGTGCGATTGCTACCCTCTTGCCGTCGTTGTTGCCGCTCTGCACGATCATTCACGTGTGTGGGCGCGAAGGCGATCATGTTTGGTTAGAGGCGACTGCTGCCCAGCTCGAACCTGAGCTGCGTGGACGCTATCTCCTCTTCCCTTACCTTGCCGGCGGTAGTGCTCAGAGTATGACGGCAGCGTTGGCGGCGGCTGATGTGGCTGTCTGTCGGAGTGGCGCTTCGACTCTCGCCGAATTGCCGGCGGTTGGCTTGCCGGCAGTTCTTGTGCCCTATCCGTATGTTCATCAAGATGAAAATGCCGATTATTTGGTGCAACGGGGGGCGGCGATGAAGGTCGCCGATCATGCGATGCTCGGGGATGGTGATCCGACCGATGGGCCATTGGCACAGGCGATACGTACTCTTCTGAGTGATGTGGTGATGCGGGAACAAATGGCGGCGCGCAGTCGCGCGCTCGCTCGTCCTGATGCGGCGCAACGATTGGCTGACGCACTGATTGACCTTGCGAGGAGTTCAGCATGATTGAGCAATGGATGGTGCTCCCCCTTGCCCAGACTGCGATTACGGTCAATCTTAACGGTTTGGCGCTCTTGCTGATTCTGATGGCGATTGGTGGTTATGCCGGTTATCAGCAAGGGATGCGTAATGTGTTGACGGTGGCACTTTGGACGATCATCGCGTATGTGACGTGTGTGCAAGGTGGTACGTTTGTGGTTGATGTGATCAACCGGCTCTGGGTGAATGCGCCGCGTTTTGTCGCATTCCTGATCGGGAATGACCCAACCCTGGTACCACCGCTTGATCCTCTGATCACGCCGGGTTTTCAGGTGCCGCTGTTTTTTCGGGCTATGGCGTTTATTGCCTTGATCTTGTTGGGGAAATATTTCGATAGCAAAGCAGCATGGAAGGGGCCGCCAAAGGAGAGGTTGGCGCGTCCGCTCGGTTTATTCGTAGGGGCACTGATTGCCTTACTGTGGACAAATGCAACAGTAGTGTTCTGGCGTGAATTTATTACCGGTGGCGGAACATTTGAGGGACCAATTGCGACGTTTCTTAATGTATTGCCCGATGTCAGTCTGCTGCTGCCATCGCTGATTGCGATCTTCTTTATGATTTTAGGGTTATTGATCTTGTTTAACTTTCCGAAGGTCTGGAAGCCGTGAGTCACTATCACATTGTGGGTATTGCCGGAGCAGGGATGAGCGCGATTGCCCACCTCTTGCTCGATCAGGGGCATACGGTCAGCGGTTCGGATCTGACGACGAACCGGGCAACCGAGGCACTCGCCGCGCGCGGGGTACGCATTTGGCAAGGCCATGATCCGGCGTATGTACGTGGGGCTGATGCGGTATTGGCAACCGCCGCGATTCGTGGTGAACATCCTGAACTGACGGCGGCGGCTGCGCTGGGTATCCCCCGCCTGAGCCGCGCCGATCTGTGGCGCGAATGGTCGGCCCAGCGACCGGTGATTGCTGTTGCCGGTACCCACGGGAAGACAACGACCAGTGCGATGACGGCGTTGGCGTTGCGAGGTGGTGGGGTAGCATGCGGTTTCTTGATCGGCGCCGATGTACCGGCATTGGGTGGTAGTGCGCAGTGGGGCGATCCAACGGCGCCGTTGGTGATCGAGGCCGATGAGTATGATCGTGTGTTTCTGGCGCTGACGCCGGCAATGGCAATCGTTACGAATGTGGAGTGGGATCATCCGGATATCTATCCGACGGCAACCGACTATGCCGCTGCATTTGCCGAGTTTGCCGCGCAGGTGCGCGATCGGCGGCGGTTGCTGTTGTGTGCCGATGATCCCGGTACGGCGGCGCTCGATGTCGACGGTCAGGCCCGCTGGTATGGGATCGATGAGCAGATTGCCTGTGATCCGGTGTCGTGTCGGTTGGCACCGCTCGACTGGACGGCCAGTCGTGTGACGGTAACTGCCGAGGGACAGCAATTTGATCTCTGGTATTACGACCGACGCACGTTTGCCCGTCGGTTTGCCCTGATGGTGACGCTGGCAGTGCCCGGCATCCACAATGTGCGGAATGCGACAGCAGCATTGGCAGCAGCGGCGCTATGGGGGGCCGATCTGCAAGCAGCCGGAGCGGCATTGGCTACTTATCGCGGGAGTAGCCGGCGGTTTGAGGTCTATGGTGAAGTGGCCGGGGTAACGGTGATCGATGATTATGCGCACCATCCTACGGAAGTGCAGGCAACAATCGCGGCAGCCCAGCAACGCTACCCCGGTCGACGGGTAGTTGTCTATGTACAACCGCATACCTTTAGCCGTACCCGCAGTCTGTGGGAACGGTGGCCGGAAGCGTGCCGCGCTGCGGCGATAGTGTCGATCGGTGATGTTTATCCGGCCCGCGAACAGGGCGATCCGGTGGCGCTCGCTACCGAGTTGGTTGCCTATCTCGTGGCGTATGGGGTAGTTGCGCACTATGGCGGCGGGATTGCTACCGCAGCAGAGCGATTGGTGGCGTTGATCCAACCGGGTGATGTGGTGTTGGTGCTCGGTGCGGGTGATAGCAATCGGGTGGCAGCGATGGTGATTGCGCAGCTTCAGCGTGTGCAAGCGGAGGCATAGATGAAAGAATCCTTGCCAATCACCCTCCGGCCCAATGAACCAATGTCGCGCCATACCTCGTGGCGGGTTGGTGGGCCGGCGCAGTACTATGCCGAACCAACCACGCCCGATGAGGCGATGGTGTTGGCGGCATGGGCTATGACCCACCGGTTGCCACTGATTTGGGTTGGGCGTGGTACTAATCTGTTGGTACGTGATGAGGGGTTTGCCGGAGTGATCGCTTCCTATCGCGGCCAACGTTGGGCGTTGCACGAGCACGGTGAGACGGCGGAATTGTGGGTTGAAGCCGGGACCCCGATGGCCGGTACTGCCCGTCGGTTGGCGGCGATGGGGTGGGCCGGGCTTGAGTGGGCCGAGGGTTTGCCCGGTGCGATTGGTGGTGCGATTGTGGGGAATGCGGGGTGTTATGGTGGTGATACGGCAAGTGTGCTGATCGATGCCGAGCTGTTGCTCAACGGCAGTGAGCGAGTAGTCTGGCCGGTAACCGAGCTGGGCTATGCCTATCGGGAGAGTATTCTTAAACGTCCGGGGGCTGATGGTGTCCCGCCACTCGTGTTAGCAGGACGCTTCCGTCTGCATCGTGCCGATCCGAAGGTATTGATGGCGCGGATAGGCGCGATTGCCGCCGAACGGAAACGGAAAACACCGGCGGGAAGTTCGTGTGGTAGCGTGTTCAAAAATCCACCCGGTGATAGTGCCGGTCGCTTGATCGAGGCGGCAGGCTTAAAAGGGACACGTGTTGGTGATGCCGAGATTAGCCCGATCCATGCTAACTACATCGTTAATCGTGGTCAGGCACGGGCCGCCGATATTTTGACATTGATCGAACTCGCGCGCACGACGGTAGCCGAACAGTTTGGGGTGATGTTGCAGTTGGAAGTGCGTGTTATCTAGGTTTCGATAGAGGAGACGGCGTAGAAAAAGGTTTCAAAAAACGATCGTCATAAACAAAAATGATACGAAAAATTGTTAATATAGTACCGTTTTTTAAATGACGATCATCATCACGATCGTCATACGCAGGTGGAGGGATCGCCAATGAGCAAGCCAATCACAATTGCCGTCATTTTTGGCGGTCAAAGTGGCGAACACGAAGTATCGCTCGTGTCGGCGCATGCCGTGATGAGCAATCTCGATCCGGATCGCTACCACATTGAAGCGCTTGGGATCGGTAAAGATGGCCGCTGGTGGCATGGTCCCGGTGCGTTGGCGATGCTCATGGCAGCCGCCGATCCGGCCCGTTTACCGGCCAGTGCGACAATGGTTGCTCCCGGCCCGGTGCGCGAACTTGGTCGTGTGGGCGAACCGGGTTGGTCGTTGCCTCCCGCTGATGTCATCTTCCCGGTGCTGCATGGTCCTTATGGTGAAGATGGGACTATTCAAGGTCTCTTTGAACTGGCCGGGCACCCTTACGTTGGGTGTGGAGTGGCGGCAAGTGCGGTAGGGATGGATAAGGCATTCATGAAGGCTGCGTTTGCGGCTGCCGATTTGCCGATCTTACCGTGGGTGCTGGTGCGTCGGCATGAATTGGCCGCTCTTGAGATGGTCTGTGAGCGGATAGAGGCAACGTTGCACTTCCCGTTGTTTGTTAAACCGGCCAATTTAGGGAGCAGTGTGGGGGTGAGTAAGGTCCGTGATCGAGCTGAACTGATCACCGGCTTGCACGAAGCTGCCCGTCATGACCGACGGATCGTCGTGGAGCAGGGCATTTCGGCGCGCGAAATAGAAATCTCGGTATTAGGAAACGAACACGTTGAGGTGAGTATTCCCGGTGAAATTATTCCTGCCGGTGAGTGGTACGACTACCACGCGAAGTATATCGCCGGTGGTTCACAGACGATAGTACCGGCGGCATTAACCGAAATGCAGATTGCACAGGTGCAAACGCTCGCCAAACGCGCGTTTCAAGCGATCGATGGGGCTGGGCTGGCCCGA includes the following:
- the murD gene encoding UDP-N-acetylmuramoyl-L-alanine--D-glutamate ligase, giving the protein MKVGARVLVMGLGVHGGGLGVARWLLRRGAEVTVTDLASPEALADSIARLDAFAAELGKQVRYTLGEHRAEDVCSADMLVVNPAVRPDSPWLALARSCGIPIETEMTLFFRACPGPILGVTGTKGKTTTTLLLAEMIRQRYPDTVVAGNLRVSALELLDQIGPQTPVVLELSSFQLERLGEARCSPSYALLTNVGVDHLNWHGSLAAYVNAKRQIMAHQGPDGVAVLPLAQAQEWGQGRPGVISYSLTDPTADATMTDDGVLRYRDVELFHRSDLRLPGDHNAANALAAAVLAYRFGIDPAAIVAALHRVTGVEHRLELVTIIDGVRYINDTTATNPAATAAALATVTGPVVLIAGGADKDLDLPALAATIAERVAAVVLLDGSATPRLQALLRSYKPTLPVHGPFDNLSTAVQTARGLAQAGGAVLLSPGCASFGMFRNEFHRGEAFRRIVRDLAAAHAGE
- a CDS encoding rhomboid family intramembrane serine protease; this translates as MTRPPDESDEIEAFLRRAEREFGRRPDLEENTPPPPPRPAIPRPVVTYSLLWIIGIVYLLSCVLSGSFFQPTLSVLVVLGAKVNERIAAGEVWRLLTATVLHANLIHIFFNGYALSVLGPETERFYGHVRFLVLYLLSGVGGSIASYALSSAPAVGASGAIFGLIGGLGMFYYLNRQVLGQFGQDQVRGIVAIAVINLLIGFAAQGVIDNWGHLGGLVSGVVVSLALSPRLTIDSRFFPPLLIRRFPRQGWLWVTAFTLGMMVLVRLVQPA
- the ftsW gene encoding putative lipid II flippase FtsW, with the protein product MKHNHDRAVAHSLFDRTTHPPDRVLLAAVCGLTVFGLVMVYSASFVEGTVLYANPVYYLLRQATGAIIGLVAMLVVQRIDYRVWQRYSIHLMAGTLLLLLAVLILPASMTEVNGSRSWIRFGEGWLGIFSIQPSEFAKLAMIIYFAHWLSRRSHRLGNVTYGLAPFAVILGFICGLVMLQPDLGTTIVMVLIGGAIFFAAGANLLHVGGAALLAITAFWALIVTFRSNRWEAFLDPWSRASTEGYQIIHSLYAFGSGGVLGQGIGMSRQKYLWLPQPHTDTIYAIVGEELGLWGTIAVLLVFVIIAVRGYRIAARAPTPFAALVAVGITSWLVFQAFINIAVTTGLIPFTGLTLPFLSYGSSSLISCLVAIGILLNISRHVDRSSSVTPTAKYRQRTEHATAYPLGWRDWRARLSGASSRRSSR
- a CDS encoding UDP-N-acetylglucosamine--N-acetylmuramyl-(pentapeptide) pyrophosphoryl-undecaprenol N-acetylglucosamine transferase, whose translation is MPRLILSGGGTGGHVYPALAVAEALAERAHVVYVGSVGGMEERIVTQESTLPFRSLPAAAVRGRGPVQVARSLPILMRGIGAALALLRREQPAAILGTGGYVCVPLFVAAKLRRVPTMIYLPDVVPGLAVKVLSRIADVTAVNVSDALPRLGLYEGHPRAMVTGYPVRAELFSTDREAARAAFGIAPDQLVLLVYGGSRGARSVNRAIATLLPSLLPLCTIIHVCGREGDHVWLEATAAQLEPELRGRYLLFPYLAGGSAQSMTAALAAADVAVCRSGASTLAELPAVGLPAVLVPYPYVHQDENADYLVQRGAAMKVADHAMLGDGDPTDGPLAQAIRTLLSDVVMREQMAARSRALARPDAAQRLADALIDLARSSA
- the murC gene encoding UDP-N-acetylmuramate--L-alanine ligase, giving the protein MSHYHIVGIAGAGMSAIAHLLLDQGHTVSGSDLTTNRATEALAARGVRIWQGHDPAYVRGADAVLATAAIRGEHPELTAAAALGIPRLSRADLWREWSAQRPVIAVAGTHGKTTTSAMTALALRGGGVACGFLIGADVPALGGSAQWGDPTAPLVIEADEYDRVFLALTPAMAIVTNVEWDHPDIYPTATDYAAAFAEFAAQVRDRRRLLLCADDPGTAALDVDGQARWYGIDEQIACDPVSCRLAPLDWTASRVTVTAEGQQFDLWYYDRRTFARRFALMVTLAVPGIHNVRNATAALAAAALWGADLQAAGAALATYRGSSRRFEVYGEVAGVTVIDDYAHHPTEVQATIAAAQQRYPGRRVVVYVQPHTFSRTRSLWERWPEACRAAAIVSIGDVYPAREQGDPVALATELVAYLVAYGVVAHYGGGIATAAERLVALIQPGDVVLVLGAGDSNRVAAMVIAQLQRVQAEA
- the murB gene encoding UDP-N-acetylmuramate dehydrogenase, giving the protein MKESLPITLRPNEPMSRHTSWRVGGPAQYYAEPTTPDEAMVLAAWAMTHRLPLIWVGRGTNLLVRDEGFAGVIASYRGQRWALHEHGETAELWVEAGTPMAGTARRLAAMGWAGLEWAEGLPGAIGGAIVGNAGCYGGDTASVLIDAELLLNGSERVVWPVTELGYAYRESILKRPGADGVPPLVLAGRFRLHRADPKVLMARIGAIAAERKRKTPAGSSCGSVFKNPPGDSAGRLIEAAGLKGTRVGDAEISPIHANYIVNRGQARAADILTLIELARTTVAEQFGVMLQLEVRVI
- a CDS encoding D-alanine--D-alanine ligase family protein, whose protein sequence is MSKPITIAVIFGGQSGEHEVSLVSAHAVMSNLDPDRYHIEALGIGKDGRWWHGPGALAMLMAAADPARLPASATMVAPGPVRELGRVGEPGWSLPPADVIFPVLHGPYGEDGTIQGLFELAGHPYVGCGVAASAVGMDKAFMKAAFAAADLPILPWVLVRRHELAALEMVCERIEATLHFPLFVKPANLGSSVGVSKVRDRAELITGLHEAARHDRRIVVEQGISAREIEISVLGNEHVEVSIPGEIIPAGEWYDYHAKYIAGGSQTIVPAALTEMQIAQVQTLAKRAFQAIDGAGLARVDFLLDREQGTLWLNEVNTMPGFTPISMYAKMWEASGLPYPQLLDRLIELALARSARAGYVKV